The genomic region CTAAAATAACTGTTCCTAATATCGAATACATAATTTACACCTTTTCTTTCTACTGTGCTTCTGCGGACTGTACATTTTCATTATCCAGTGTTCTTTTTTCAAACATTTTGAAAAACGGATAATATATAGCCATTGATACAAAAAAACATATAAATACAAGTACACATGCCATCCAGTTCCAGTTCGTTGTTACCAATGCTCCTAACGGCGCCGGCAGTGTAAACGGCGGTTTCACCATCATTCTTGGTATAATATTCAGTGCTGTAAAAATATATACAATAATGGTATTAACTACAGGAACCAGCATAAACGGCACTGCCAGAAGAGGATTCATTACTATAGGCGCCCCGAATATCATAGGCTCATTTATATTGAAAATTCCGGGAAGTATTGATAATTTCCCAAGCTGTTTCAGATACTGCGACTTTGATGTCATAAACAGCACTACCAGCGCCAGAGTTCCTCCGGTTCCGCCCATTTGCGCATACCATTGAAAAAACTGCTCTGTAAATATATTTGGAAGCTGAAAAGCACTTGTTCCTGCCTGAAATAATTCCATATTCTGTATTATAGCCTGATCCCAGAATGGTCTTATTATAGGCCCCAAAACCGCATGTCCGTGTATACCGAAAATCCAGAATAAACATATAAAAAACTGTGTCAAAACCCCGCCTATAAGATTATTTCCCGTTAAAAATATTTTCAGCGGAGAAATTACAAATGATATAATCCCGTTTAGATCAAATCCCCAAAAATGACGCGGTATCCAAAATATTATTATTATGATAAGCGTGGGAAACAAAGCTGCAAATGAGCTTGCCACCACTGGCGGAACCCCGTCAGGCATTTTTATTTCTATTTTCTTCTCTTTTATAAAGCGATAAATCTCTACTGCTATAAGCGAAGCAACTATAGCTCCAAAAAGTCCCTGTGAACTAAGCGGTGCTATTGGGATGTATCTTCCTGATACTGCTGCTCCTGTTGTAGTAATACCTTCTTTTATATTTACAGGTACAATCATAAGTATAGTTGCCAGCATAGCCAGAAAACCGCTGGTTACATCATCAAGCTTGTAGCCTTTCCCAAGAAAAGACCCTATAGTAAACGCGCTATATAAGGACATTATACCAACAGTAAAACGAAACGGAATATCAAGTGCCTCTTTATACGGCGCTATTAACTCTGCATATCCGTTTATCGGAATATTCAGCAATATTACAAAAAACGAACCTACAATAGTAAGCGGCAATATTGAAATCAACCCGTTTCTTACCGCCTGCATATGCCTCTGACTCCCTATTGCATTTGCCACAGGCATCATTTT from Sebaldella sp. S0638 harbors:
- a CDS encoding PTS sugar transporter subunit IIC — its product is MEKVLERFAEKMMPVANAIGSQRHMQAVRNGLISILPLTIVGSFFVILLNIPINGYAELIAPYKEALDIPFRFTVGIMSLYSAFTIGSFLGKGYKLDDVTSGFLAMLATILMIVPVNIKEGITTTGAAVSGRYIPIAPLSSQGLFGAIVASLIAVEIYRFIKEKKIEIKMPDGVPPVVASSFAALFPTLIIIIIFWIPRHFWGFDLNGIISFVISPLKIFLTGNNLIGGVLTQFFICLFWIFGIHGHAVLGPIIRPFWDQAIIQNMELFQAGTSAFQLPNIFTEQFFQWYAQMGGTGGTLALVVLFMTSKSQYLKQLGKLSILPGIFNINEPMIFGAPIVMNPLLAVPFMLVPVVNTIIVYIFTALNIIPRMMVKPPFTLPAPLGALVTTNWNWMACVLVFICFFVSMAIYYPFFKMFEKRTLDNENVQSAEAQ